TTTTTCTTTTGGAGCTTTAAAAAAGCGCACCGTCTTTCGATGGTGCGCTTTTTTATTTCAGAAGAGCAAGGTCAGATGTTGCGGATGAAAGACGAGTCCATCTCGGCCGCTCCTGCGGCGATCAATTCCGCCAAGATGTCTTCGGCCAGCCGACCCGGCTCCGTCTCGGCGAAGAAGCGCGAGCGAATGATTTCGAGATATGACGCGTCCAGAAGCCAGGCTGACCACTCGTCCAGAGTGATCGACTGCACCTCCAGCAGCTTGAATTTCATCAGTACCTTGATGGCATGCCGTGCGTGCTTTGCGGGATCGCGCTGAAGACCATCGAGCCGGCGACGCGCAGTGCCCAAGGCTTTCTCGACTTCATTGAAGACACGGCCGTGCCCTGGAATTACCTGCTGCGGTGCCAGCGTTTCGATCCGATCCAGAGTTGCAGCCACATCCCCGAAAGACGGCTCGCCCGCGAGTTCGGGAAAGGCAACACCAAACCCGTTCTCCCACAAGGCGTCTGCCGAGATGAGCGTGCGCGAAACGGGTTCGAACAGGATGATCGAATGAGGGTCGTGACCCGGGGCCCCATGCACTTGCCATGACCGGTCGCCAAGCACGCACTCCGTGCCTGGCCGCAGCAAGCTGGTGAATCCGAACTTCGGACAGATCTGCCCTGTCGCAAGAAAGCTCAAACCACGTTCGTCCCAGCGTTCGACCAGCGCCGCCTCCCCCGGTGGAATCTCGGTCCGAACATCCGGATAACGCCGCTGCAGGGCCGCATTGCCGCCACAGTGGTCGCTGTGCAGATGCGTATTCAGGATCCGGTCGAGCGGGCGGCCTCCCAGGGCCGATTCGACGAGTGCCAAGGTCTGATCGGCATGCGTGGCATACCCGGTGTCGACCAGCGAGGCCTCATCGGTCCCGATGAACAGGATGTTGTTCGAGGAAAGCCAGCCGCGCTCGAAGACGATGAGATTCGCCGGCAGCCCGGACGCGGCGGGCCCGCTCATGTCATGCGCTCGCGGTGGTGCGCAGCTCGCGCCGCAGGATCTTCCCAACGTTTGTCTTCGGCAAGGAATCCCGGAACTCGATGTGCTTGGGCCGCTTGTAGCCCGTGAGCTGCCCGTTGCAGTACTGCAGCACGGCTTCTTCGGTCAGCGCCGCGTCCCGTCGCACGACAAACACCTTGATGGCCTCGCCCTGCTTTTCGTCGGGCACGCCGACAGCGGCGCATTCGACGACGCCGGGGCACAGCGAAATCACATTCTCCAGTTCGTTTGGAAAGACATTGAAGCCACTCACCAGGATCATGTCCTTCTTGCGGTCGACGATGCGGCTGTAGCCGTCTTCCTGCATGAGGGCGATGTCGCCGGTGCGCATGAATCCGTCTGCCGTGAAGGCGGCCGCCGTTTCGGCCGGCTGGTTGTAGTAGCCGGTCATCACGTTCGGGCCCTTGATGCAAAGCTCGCCTGCTGTGCCGATGGGCAGGGAGTTTCCTTCGTCGTCCTTGATCGCAATCTCGATGCTCGGCAGCGGCAAGCCGATGGTGCCCGTGAACTTTGTGTTCGACACCGGATTGTTCGTACCGATCGCACAGGTTTCGCTCATCCCCCAGCCTTCGATCATCGGACAGCCGGTGGCCTCGAACCACCGCTGTGCGGTGCCCTCCGACGCGGCCATTCCGCCTGCCTGCGACACGAACAACGTTGAAAAATCGATCGACTTGAACTCGGGGTGCATCAACAGCGCATTGAACAGCGTGTTCACTGCCGGCAGCATGTGGAACGGCCGCTTCTTGAGCACCGCGATGAACTTGCTGAAGTCGCGCGGATTGGGAATCAGCGTCATGTGCGAGCCTTGGCGGATGACAAGCAGGCAGAGCGTCAGCGCGAAGATGTGATACAGCGGCAATGCCGCGATGCTGTTGACCTTCGACAGATCGCCCGCCCGCGATAGCGCAGGCGTGAACCAGGCCTCCGCCTGCAGGGTCGCCGCGACGATGTTGCGGTGGGTCAGCACCGCGCCCTTGGACAGACCCGTCGTGCCGCCGGTGTACTGCAGGAAGGCGATGGAATCGAGCGTGCTCTGATCTGGTCCCAAGGTCCGTCCGCGTCCCTCGGCGATCACCTTGGAGAACGGCGTGACCGTGCGGCCATCGCTCAGCGGCAGCTTGTAGGGCGGAACCATCTTCGCCAGGTGGCGAACCGCGATCGTGATCCAGGCTCCATAGAACCCCCCCAACAGATCGCCCATCGACGTGACGACCACATGCTTGACCGGCGTGCGCTCGATCACCTGCTCCAAAGTCGCGGCGAAGTTCTCGAGGATGACGATGGCCGTGGCGCCGGAATCCTTCAGCTGATGCTCGAGCTCGCGCGCCGTGTAGAGCGGATTGACGTTGACGCAGGTATAGCCCGCCCGAAGCACGCCGCACATCGTGACCGCGAACTGGGGCACGTTGGGCAGCATGATGGCGACCCGCGCGCCTGGCTCGAGGCCGAGCGACTGGAGCCACGCGCCCAGCGCCTTCGACAAAGTGTCGAGCTCCCCGTACGACATCCAGCGCTCCATGCACACCGAGAAGGGCCGTTCGGCGTAGCGGCCGAAGGCTTCGTCGAACATATGGCTCAGAGACCCGTACTGCTCGGGATGGATCTCGTGCGGCACGTCGGCCGGATAGTTGGGGGGTCGCGCGGATGTCTGCATGCAAGCTCCTTTTGCGCGGATTGTGGGAGCCAGATGCATCCCGCCGCCAGCGGGCTTGTCCTAGGAGCGGAGCAGGCGCTGTCGCGCACGCGATAGCGCGCAGCCCGCGAGGAGCATTCTCAGGCCTTGCCGGACTCGCCCGGCAGCAGCACCCCGGCCGGAATGTCAGGCGCCACCTCGAGCGCGCGGTAGAGAGGCGTGAAGTCCGGCGCCGTGAGCTCGAACAACTGCGCAAAACTCTCGATCACGAAGTAGTTGCTTTGGTACGTGTCGATCTTGTAGCGCGTGCGCATGGTCCGCAGCAGGTCGAGCGGCAGCCGGTGCGGTTCGTTGCTGCGCACCGCGTGCTGCAATTCGCCGACGGAACTCAGGATGCCGGCGCCGTAGGCGCGCAGGCCGTCGGCTTGCCGGATCAGCCCGAACTCCACCGTGTACCAATACAGGCGCGCGAGCTTCTCGCCCGCACCCAGTTCGTGCGCCTTGATGCCGCCTTCGCCATAGCGCTGCACGTAGTCCGCAAAGGTCGGGTCGAACAGCATCGGCACATGGCCGAACAGGTCGTGGAACACATCGGGCTCGACGATGTAGTTGAACTCCTCGGGCTTGCGGATCCAGTCGGTCACCGGAAACTTGCGGTTCGCCAGCAAGGTGAAGAACGGTAGCTCGGGAATCAGCCCCGGCACCGCGACGATTTCCCAACCGGTGGCGCGATGCAGCCGTTCGTTGATTTCCTCGAAGCGAGGAATGTGGTCCTTCACGCCCAGCGACGGCAGGGCCTTGATGAACGCATCGCAAGCCAGCCCCGGCAACTGCGCCGCCTGCCGCTCGTAGAGCCGCTTGTAGGTGTCATGGTCGGCCGGCGTGTAGCTGGCCCAGTCCTGCGGGCAGGTGTAGTCGGCATGCACCGCGCCGCCGCGGGAGTAGTCGCCGCGCGGCGGGCGATCCGAAGCGCCGTAAACGGCAGGTTTGACAGCAGCAGTGGCGGCGGCAAGGGTGTCCATGGAAAGTGCTCTCTGGTTATTTGAGCCAGTGGTTCATCACGCGCTGAAAGTCGCCGCCGGCTTGCTGCAGATGCAGCCATTGGTCGACATAAGCCTTGAAGGTCACGTCGTCGCGCGGCAGCATCCACGCCATTTCGCCGTACTGCAATGGCTTCTCGGGATTGATGGCGCAGAGCCCGGGCTTGAGCTTTTGCTGCGTGATGGCTTCCGCGGACTCGGTCACGAAGACATCGGCGCGGTCGGCAAGGATCTCGTCGAAGATCGTCACGTTCTCGCCGTGCAGCGTGAGCTTGGCCTGCTTGAAGTTCGCGCGTGCGAAGCGCTCGTTGCTGCCGCCCGGATTGAAGATGACCCGGGTCGAAGGCTTGTCGATGTCGGCCACGCTCTGGTACTTGGCCACGTCGGCGCAGCGTGCAATCGGTGCCTTGCCGTTCACCATGTAAGGCGCGCTGAAGAAGGCGCGCTTCTGCCGGTCGGTGGTCACCGAAACGCCGCCGACCGCCACGTCGCACTTGCCGGCCGTGAGGTCGGGCAGCAGGTTCGCCCACGTGGTCTTGACCCACTCGGGCTTGGCTCCGAGGCTGGTGCTGAAACCTGTCATGAGATCGACGTCGATGCCTTCGAACGTCCCGTCGGCTTTCTGAAAGCTGAAAGGCTTGTAGTCGCCCGGTGTGCAGATGCGCAGCACGGCGGCCTTCTGCACAGTGTCCAGGTGCGACACGGCCGCAGGGGCGGGCGGCGCCATCGCGCAACCGGAAAGAACGGCCGCGGCCGCGGTGAGGGTCAGGCCGATCGAAAACGTGCTGTGCATGGAGGCTCCTGGGCAATGAAAAAAAGAGGCGCTTATTTTGGGGCCGTCAGCACGCCACGCCGCATCTGGTCGAGCTCGATGCTCTCGAACAGCGCCTTGAAGTTGCCGTTGCCGAAGCCGTCGTCGCCCTTGCGCTGAATGAACTCGAAGAAGATCGGACCGAGCTGGTTCTCGCTGAAGATCTGCAGCAGCAGCGCGTCCTTCTTGCCGTCGATCAGGATCTTGCGCTTCTGCAGCTCGGACACGCTTTCGCCATGGCCGGGAATGCGCTTGTCGACCAGTTCGTAATACGTGTCGATGGTGTCGAGCAATGTCACGCCCTTGGCGCGCAGCGCATCGACGGTCTCGTACAGGTTGTCCGAGCCCATCGCGATGTGCTGGATGCCTTCGCCGCGGTACATGTCCAGGTACTCCTGGATCTGGCCCGCCTGCTCCTTCCCCTCTTCGTTGATCGGGATGCGGATCTTGCCGCAGGGGCTGGTCATGGCCTTGCTCTTCACGCCCGTCACCTGGCCTTCGATGTCGAAGTACTTGATCTCGCGGAAGTTGAAGAGCTTCTCGTAGAAGCCGGCCCACACATTCATCCGGCCCCGGTACACGTTGTGCGTGAGGTGGTCGATGTAGGTGAGGCCGTTGCCCTTGGGCGCGAGCGCATCCTGAGAGGCAACGTCCGGCAGCGGCTCGAAGTCGACGTCGTAGAAGCCGATGTTCCCGATGTCGCCCGGCTTCGCGCCGTTCTTGCCGGGCCAGCGGTCGACCAGGTAGATCAGGCTGTCGCCGATGCCCTTGATGGCGGGAATATTCAGCTCGCCGGGCCCGGCCTTGTCGGCAAAGCCCCAGGCACCCAGCGAAATCGCGCGCTCGTAGGCCTGCTTGGCATCCTGCACGCGGAAAGCGATGGCGCAGACGCTCGGGCCGTGCTCGCGTGCGAAGCGCTGCGCGAACGAGTCAGGCTCGGCATTCACGATGAAGTTGATCGTGCCTTGGCGGTACAGCAGCACGTTCTTGTGGCGGTGCTTGGCCACCGCTGTGAAGCCCATGCGCTCGAACACCTGGCCCATGGCGACCGGATCCGGCGCCGCGTATTCGATGAATTCGAAGCCGTCGGTCCCCATCGGGTTGTCCCAGGGCGTGAAGGCGGGGGCGTCGGTATGGCTCATGGGTGGGTCTCCAGAAGTGGGTTCGAGTGGCAAGAAATTGCGGTCGGAAAACGAAAAAGCACGCGAAAGCGGCCTTTGCAGCAATGTAGGGCGGATGCCACTCATGTTTTCAGCGTTGTTGGGCGCTGCGGGTGGTCATGACGCAGTAAAACTGCAAAAATACAGACATGGAAGCACTCGACAAGATTGATCGGCTCATATTGCGCACGCTGCAAGCAGACGGGCGTGCCACCTACGACCAGATCGCGGAGCAGGTCAGCCTTTCCCCCAGCGCCGTGCTCAGGCGGGTCAAACGGCTGGAAGAAAGCGGTGTGATCGACCGCTACGTGGCGCTCGTTCGCCCGGAGGTCATCGGCCTTGGCCTCACCGCCTACTTGAATGTGCGGCTCGAAAAGCACACCGAAAGCCACAAGCGCAACCCCATGGACCTGTTCCGGGCCAGCGTCCAGACCTGGCCCGAGGTGGTCGAATGCGCGGCGTTGACCGGGGAGATGGACTATCTCTTGCGCGTGGTGGTGGCCGACATGGGCCACTACAGCCGCTTCATCATGGACACCCTGCTCAAGCACCCCAGCGTCGAAGACTGCAAGACCAGCTTCGTGCTCGACCGTGTCAAGGCCACAACGGCTGTACCGGTTTAGCAACGGGTTCGTTGCTCGAATCACACGCGATTTGGTATTGGTTCACAAATGACAACCGGAAGTACCCGTTCGGACTTGTTGATTAAGGGAAAACCCTTATATTTGAACCATGCTCTCCGCCAAGACCCTGATTCAAGCGTCTCTCGGCCTCGGCTCTTTCCTGAAGGCGCCGATGGTTGAGGCGCAACCGCGCGCGACCCGCGCGCCCCAGCCCGTCATGGTGCCGATCCGCTCGATCGGCCCGCGCGAACGCGACCGCATCGCCCGCCATCTTCTGGCGCTGACCCCTCATGACCGCTACTTGCGCTTCGGCTACGCCGCGTCGGACGAGCAGGTGCAGCGCTACGTCGACGGCCTCGACTTCGACCGCGACGAGCTCTTCGGCATCTACAACCGCCGCCTCGACCTGATTGCCATGGCGCACCTGGCGTTCGCGCCGGACGACCAGCACAGCGACTGCGCCGAGTTCGGCGTGTCCGTGGCGGCGCATGCGCGCGGCCGCGGCTACGGAGCCCGCCTGTTCGAGCGTGCCGTGGTCGTGGCGCGCAACGAAGGCGTGGGCATGCTCTTCATCCATGCGCTGAGCGAAAACGCCGCCATGCTGAAGATCGCCCGCAACGCCGGCGCCACCGTGGTGCGCAGCGGCTCGGAGTCCGAGGCGCATCTGCAGCTGCCGAGCGCCACCTTCGACAGCCGCATGAGCGAAATTGCGCTCGAGCACTACGCGGCGGTCGACTACCACCTCAAGACCCGCGCCAAGCAGTTCTGGGCCTTTCTCGCGAGCCTGCAGGAAGTGCGCAGCGGCATGAGGGACGCGCGCAGCAAGTCGGCCCCATAGGGGCGCCGCTGGCCGTTGCAGGCGCAGCTCTCCGGGCGGTTTCGGCGGCGGCTGGATTTGTTTCTTTCCGTGGCGGAATTGCCGGGGGTAGAGCCTGTCACACGCAATCCGGTATCCTTGTATCTCTTCAACTACGCCTCCCGCAGTGGCCGAACCTCACCCTGAACGCGCACCCGTCGAACGGGAAGACAAGCGCGGCTTTCTCCAGAAACTGGCCGAATTCATCCACCCCGGTCCCGACTCGCGCGACGAGTTGATCGAAACCTTGGCCGACGCCGAGGACAACGAGGTGATCGGCGCCGAATCGCGCGTGATGCTCGAAGGCGTGCTGCGCATGGCCGACATGACGGCCGGCGACGTGATGGTGGCCGCCCCGCGCATGGACCTGGTGAACATCGACGCGCCGTTCGACGCGTTGCTGCATCTGGTCATCGACACCGCGCACTCGCGCTTTCCGGTGTACGAGGGCGAAAAAGAAAACATCATCGGCATCCTGCTCGCGAAAGACCTGCTCAAGCTGCAACGCGCGCCGGGGCTCAACATCCGCGCGCTGCTGCGCCCGGCCACCTTCGTGCCCGAAAGCAAGGGCCTGAACGACCTGCTGCGCGAGTTCCGCGGCAACCGCAACCACCTGGCCATCGTCATCGACGAGTTCGGCCGTGTGGCCGGCCTCATCACCATCGAGGACGTGCTCGAGCAGATCGTCGGCGAAATCGAAGACGAGTTCGACATTGCCGAAGACGAGGGCGACATCTTCGGCCTGGCCGACCACACCTACCGCGTCTCGGGCGACACGCCCATCGAGCGCGTGGCCGAGGCCTTCGGCATCACCTTCGACGAAGAACAGCTGAGCGAAGACTTCGACACCATCGGCGGCCTCATCGCGCACGAGATGGGCCACGTGCCCAAGCGAGGCGAACACCACGCCATCGGCGGCTTCGACTTCGTGGTGCTGCACACCAAGGGCGGCGCCGTGCGCTGGTTCAAGGTGTCCCCGGCCCGCGGCAGCGACGCGGCCGACTGATGCCGTTGCCCGCAGCGGCCACGCTCCGCACCTCGCGCACCTTTTCCGCTGTCGGCCTGCTGCGCCTTCTCGGCTTTGCTTTCGCGGGTCTTGCGCAGGCCGCCGCCATTGCCTGGCCCGCGAACGGCCAGCCGCTGTGGTGGCTGCAGCTGATCTCGCTGGCGGCGCTCGTCGGCCTGCTGGACCGGCTGCGCGCCGAGGGCGCCGGCTGGCGTCGCGCCGGCCTGCATGGCTGGGTCTTCTCGGCGGCCTGGCTCACCGGCAGCTTCTGGTGGCTCTTCATCTCGATGCACACCTACGGCGGGCTTCCGGCACCGCTCGCGGCCATTGCGGTGCTCGCGCTTGCGGCGGCGCTCGGGCTCTATTACGCCGCCGCCTGTGCCTGGTTCGTCACCCGAGGACCGAGAGGGGCCGTGGCCGGCGCCTTGGTGTTCGCCGCGCTGTGGACGCTGGCCGAGCTCGTGCGCGGCAGCTGGTTCACCGGATTCCCTTGGGGTGCCGGCGGCTACGCGCATGTCGAGGGGCCACTGGCAGCCTGGGCACCGTGGATCGGTGTGTACGGCATCGGCGCATTCGCAGCCATCGCGGCCGCGCTGGTCGCGCTCACACGGCCTGCGCGCACCGCGGCGCTCGCGCAGTCGCTGGTCGTGATCGCCGCCGTGTTCGCGGCGCCGCACTTGATCGATCCGCTGCCCGCCGACGCACGAGGCGAAAAGGGTTCCAGCGGCAAGCTGCAGATGGCACTGCTCCAAGGCAACATCCCGCAAGACGAGAAATTCATTCCCGGCGGCGGCATCGACCTGGCGCTGCGCTGGTATGGCGAACAGCTGCGCGACGCCAAGGCCTCGCTCGTGGTCACGCCCGAAACCGCGCTGCCGCTGCTGCCGCAGCAACTGCCCGCCGGCTACCTCGAGGCCATCCAGGCGCGCTACAGCCAAGGCGCGCAAGCCGCCATCGTCGGCCTTCCGATGGGTGGCCAGGGCACCTACCGCAACGCGGTGCTCGGCTTCCAGCCCGGCGCCGCAGAGCCCTACAGCTACAGCAAGCACCATCTGGTGCCGTTCGGCGAATTCATTCCACCGGGCTTTCGCTGGTTCATCCGCATGATGAACATTCCGCTCGGCGACTTCGCGCGCGGCGGCCTGGCGCAGGCGCCTTTCGCGTGGCAGGGCCAGCGTATCGCGCCGAACATCTGCTACGAAGACCTGTTCGGCGACGAGATCGGCGCCAACTTCAAGGACGAGGCCACGGCGCCGACCATCCTGCTCAACGTGAGCAACATCGCATGGTTCGGCAACTCGGTCGCCATCGACCAGCACCTGGCCATCTCGCGCATGCGCTCGCTCGAATTCGCGCGCCCGATGGTGCGGGCCACCAACACCGGCGCGACCGTGGTCATCGATGCCGAAGGCCGCGTCACGCACCGGTTGCCGCGGCTCACGCGCGGCGTGCTCGAAGCGTCGGTCGAAGGCCGCACAGGGCTCACGCCCTATGCGCGCTGGGTGGCGCCGTTCGGCCTCTGGCCGCTGTGGATTGCTGCGATCGCCGTCGTCGTCATCGCTTTCCTACTGCGCCGCCGCAAGGCCTGAAGCAGAGCGCCAACGTCAGGCCGTTGC
The Variovorax paradoxus genome window above contains:
- a CDS encoding Lrp/AsnC family transcriptional regulator: MEALDKIDRLILRTLQADGRATYDQIAEQVSLSPSAVLRRVKRLEESGVIDRYVALVRPEVIGLGLTAYLNVRLEKHTESHKRNPMDLFRASVQTWPEVVECAALTGEMDYLLRVVVADMGHYSRFIMDTLLKHPSVEDCKTSFVLDRVKATTAVPV
- a CDS encoding MBL fold metallo-hydrolase, whose translation is MSGPAASGLPANLIVFERGWLSSNNILFIGTDEASLVDTGYATHADQTLALVESALGGRPLDRILNTHLHSDHCGGNAALQRRYPDVRTEIPPGEAALVERWDERGLSFLATGQICPKFGFTSLLRPGTECVLGDRSWQVHGAPGHDPHSIILFEPVSRTLISADALWENGFGVAFPELAGEPSFGDVAATLDRIETLAPQQVIPGHGRVFNEVEKALGTARRRLDGLQRDPAKHARHAIKVLMKFKLLEVQSITLDEWSAWLLDASYLEIIRSRFFAETEPGRLAEDILAELIAAGAAEMDSSFIRNI
- a CDS encoding HlyC/CorC family transporter gives rise to the protein MAEPHPERAPVEREDKRGFLQKLAEFIHPGPDSRDELIETLADAEDNEVIGAESRVMLEGVLRMADMTAGDVMVAAPRMDLVNIDAPFDALLHLVIDTAHSRFPVYEGEKENIIGILLAKDLLKLQRAPGLNIRALLRPATFVPESKGLNDLLREFRGNRNHLAIVIDEFGRVAGLITIEDVLEQIVGEIEDEFDIAEDEGDIFGLADHTYRVSGDTPIERVAEAFGITFDEEQLSEDFDTIGGLIAHEMGHVPKRGEHHAIGGFDFVVLHTKGGAVRWFKVSPARGSDAAD
- a CDS encoding GNAT family N-acetyltransferase — its product is MLSAKTLIQASLGLGSFLKAPMVEAQPRATRAPQPVMVPIRSIGPRERDRIARHLLALTPHDRYLRFGYAASDEQVQRYVDGLDFDRDELFGIYNRRLDLIAMAHLAFAPDDQHSDCAEFGVSVAAHARGRGYGARLFERAVVVARNEGVGMLFIHALSENAAMLKIARNAGATVVRSGSESEAHLQLPSATFDSRMSEIALEHYAAVDYHLKTRAKQFWAFLASLQEVRSGMRDARSKSAP
- a CDS encoding AMP-binding protein, translating into MQTSARPPNYPADVPHEIHPEQYGSLSHMFDEAFGRYAERPFSVCMERWMSYGELDTLSKALGAWLQSLGLEPGARVAIMLPNVPQFAVTMCGVLRAGYTCVNVNPLYTARELEHQLKDSGATAIVILENFAATLEQVIERTPVKHVVVTSMGDLLGGFYGAWITIAVRHLAKMVPPYKLPLSDGRTVTPFSKVIAEGRGRTLGPDQSTLDSIAFLQYTGGTTGLSKGAVLTHRNIVAATLQAEAWFTPALSRAGDLSKVNSIAALPLYHIFALTLCLLVIRQGSHMTLIPNPRDFSKFIAVLKKRPFHMLPAVNTLFNALLMHPEFKSIDFSTLFVSQAGGMAASEGTAQRWFEATGCPMIEGWGMSETCAIGTNNPVSNTKFTGTIGLPLPSIEIAIKDDEGNSLPIGTAGELCIKGPNVMTGYYNQPAETAAAFTADGFMRTGDIALMQEDGYSRIVDRKKDMILVSGFNVFPNELENVISLCPGVVECAAVGVPDEKQGEAIKVFVVRRDAALTEEAVLQYCNGQLTGYKRPKHIEFRDSLPKTNVGKILRRELRTTASA
- the hppD gene encoding 4-hydroxyphenylpyruvate dioxygenase — protein: MSHTDAPAFTPWDNPMGTDGFEFIEYAAPDPVAMGQVFERMGFTAVAKHRHKNVLLYRQGTINFIVNAEPDSFAQRFAREHGPSVCAIAFRVQDAKQAYERAISLGAWGFADKAGPGELNIPAIKGIGDSLIYLVDRWPGKNGAKPGDIGNIGFYDVDFEPLPDVASQDALAPKGNGLTYIDHLTHNVYRGRMNVWAGFYEKLFNFREIKYFDIEGQVTGVKSKAMTSPCGKIRIPINEEGKEQAGQIQEYLDMYRGEGIQHIAMGSDNLYETVDALRAKGVTLLDTIDTYYELVDKRIPGHGESVSELQKRKILIDGKKDALLLQIFSENQLGPIFFEFIQRKGDDGFGNGNFKALFESIELDQMRRGVLTAPK
- the phhA gene encoding phenylalanine 4-monooxygenase, with product MDTLAAATAAVKPAVYGASDRPPRGDYSRGGAVHADYTCPQDWASYTPADHDTYKRLYERQAAQLPGLACDAFIKALPSLGVKDHIPRFEEINERLHRATGWEIVAVPGLIPELPFFTLLANRKFPVTDWIRKPEEFNYIVEPDVFHDLFGHVPMLFDPTFADYVQRYGEGGIKAHELGAGEKLARLYWYTVEFGLIRQADGLRAYGAGILSSVGELQHAVRSNEPHRLPLDLLRTMRTRYKIDTYQSNYFVIESFAQLFELTAPDFTPLYRALEVAPDIPAGVLLPGESGKA
- a CDS encoding transporter substrate-binding domain-containing protein, translating into MHSTFSIGLTLTAAAAVLSGCAMAPPAPAAVSHLDTVQKAAVLRICTPGDYKPFSFQKADGTFEGIDVDLMTGFSTSLGAKPEWVKTTWANLLPDLTAGKCDVAVGGVSVTTDRQKRAFFSAPYMVNGKAPIARCADVAKYQSVADIDKPSTRVIFNPGGSNERFARANFKQAKLTLHGENVTIFDEILADRADVFVTESAEAITQQKLKPGLCAINPEKPLQYGEMAWMLPRDDVTFKAYVDQWLHLQQAGGDFQRVMNHWLK
- the lnt gene encoding apolipoprotein N-acyltransferase; translated protein: MPLPAAATLRTSRTFSAVGLLRLLGFAFAGLAQAAAIAWPANGQPLWWLQLISLAALVGLLDRLRAEGAGWRRAGLHGWVFSAAWLTGSFWWLFISMHTYGGLPAPLAAIAVLALAAALGLYYAAACAWFVTRGPRGAVAGALVFAALWTLAELVRGSWFTGFPWGAGGYAHVEGPLAAWAPWIGVYGIGAFAAIAAALVALTRPARTAALAQSLVVIAAVFAAPHLIDPLPADARGEKGSSGKLQMALLQGNIPQDEKFIPGGGIDLALRWYGEQLRDAKASLVVTPETALPLLPQQLPAGYLEAIQARYSQGAQAAIVGLPMGGQGTYRNAVLGFQPGAAEPYSYSKHHLVPFGEFIPPGFRWFIRMMNIPLGDFARGGLAQAPFAWQGQRIAPNICYEDLFGDEIGANFKDEATAPTILLNVSNIAWFGNSVAIDQHLAISRMRSLEFARPMVRATNTGATVVIDAEGRVTHRLPRLTRGVLEASVEGRTGLTPYARWVAPFGLWPLWIAAIAVVVIAFLLRRRKA